The Chiloscyllium plagiosum isolate BGI_BamShark_2017 chromosome 43, ASM401019v2, whole genome shotgun sequence genome includes a window with the following:
- the zgc:174906 gene encoding uncharacterized protein zgc:174906 → MCRSVSLLGFLSQKNTMTTGQFLLEVLDELSENDFERFRFHLEDSAEFKPIARGRLEGKSRQELASLLQHIYGKQARDISRKVLLQIPRHDLVGKMFGDGDMSGSEGTRVQRKRERLKDCESDGALSEPSDNEMIMSKKNKVEPKILTDKKLMQLAKNMGHNWQQIGIQFLDLQSHEIEQCEAQQRLVVLQRFEMLKRWRNREKEGATAVKLHSILSNKECPISSAQLNCLLEENP, encoded by the exons ATGTGTCGCTCGGTCTCTCTGTTGGGATTCCTTTCACAAAAGAACACCATGACAACCGGACAGTTCCTGCTTGAGGTCCTCGATGAACTGAGCGAAAATGATTTCGAAAGGTTCCGATTCCATCTCGAGGACAGCGCGGAATTTAAACCGATAGCCCGCGGGCGGTTGGAGGGAAAATCTCGGCAGGAATTGGCTTCTCTCCTCCAGCACATTTATGGAAAGCAGGCTCGAGATATCAGCAGAAAGGTCCTGCTTCAAATTCCCAGGCATGACCtagtggggaaaatgtttggagacgGAGACATGAGTGGCTCCGAGGGCACTCGAG tgcagaggaagagagagagactgaaggaCTGTGAATCTGATGGAGCTCTGTCTGAGCCTTCAGACAATGAAATGATCATGTCAAAGAAAAACA AGGTGGAGCCAAAGATACTGACAGACAAAAAACTGATGCAATTGGCCAAAAACATGGGGCATAATTGGCAGCAAATTGGAATCCAATTCCTAGACCTGCAAAGCCACGAAATTGAACAATGTGAAGCTCAGCAGCGGTTAGTTGTCTTGCAGAGATTTGAAATGCTCAAACGCTGGAGAAACCGCGAAAAGGAGGGAGCCACTGCTGTCAAACTTCACTCCATTCTTTCTAACAAGGAATGCCCCATTAGTTCTGCACAATTGAATTGTCTTCTTGAAGAAAACCCATGA